gaagagtctcgaaatggtcgagacataaagattgatatattgtacggctatattcggacaccagaagggttTCGGGTGATCTCGAagaaaaacggagtgccggaggggttaccgaaaccccctaggggctaatgggccttgatgggccctagtacAGAGTGAGAGGGGCCGACCAGGgcgggccgcacgcccctccccttgagtccgaataggacaaggaagggggggcggcgccccccttgcctttcccctctcccactccttccttccccctcctagtgggactaggaaaggggagtcctactcccactaggaggaggactcctcttggcgcgccctcctagggccggccggcctccccccttgctcctttatatatgggggcaggggaaccccatggacacacaagttgatctttgatcttttagccgtgtgcggtgcccccctccaccataatccacctcggtcatatcattgcggtgcttagtcgaagccctatgtcggtagcttcatcaacaccgtcatcacgccatcgtgctgatagaactctccctcaaagctctactggatcgtgagttcatgggacgtcaccgagctgaacgtgtgcagatcgcggaggtgtcgtatgttcagtactaggatcggtcgatcgtgaacaCGTACAgctacatcagccgcgttgtcataatgcttccgcttacggtttacGATAGtatgtggatgacactctcccctctcgttgctatcatcaccatgatcttgcgtgtgcgtagaattttttttgaaattactgcgttccccaacaataggatacccaaaagaagctattgggtacaccttctataacagatccaaaggcaagatctttgttgctaagaatggatcctttctagagaaggagtttatctcgaaataaatgagttggaggaaagtagaactttatgaggtaattgtaccttctctcgaattggtaagtagctcatcacagaaaaccgttcccgtgatgcctcgtaggtcaaccagagcacgttctgcactagagtggtactgtaatcctgttctggaagtcatgttactagaccatgatgaacgtacaaactatgaggaagcaatgatgagcccagattccgcaaaatgggttgaggccatgaaatctgagataggatacatgtatgagaacaaagtgtgggcttttgtagacttgcccgatgatcggcaagccattgagaataaatggaccttcaagaggaagacagacgctgatggtagtgctactatctgcaaagctcgacttgtcacaaaaggttcttcgacaaattcaaggtgttgactacgatgagattttctcactcgtagtggtgcttaagtctgtccgaatcatgttagcaattgccacattttatgaaatctggcaaatggatgtcaaaactgcattcattaatggatttactaaagaagagttgtatatgatgcaaccaaaagggtttgtcgatcctaaaagtgctaacaaagtgtgcaaactccagcgatccatctatggtctggtgcaagcatctcggagttggaatatacgctttgataaggtgatcaaagcatatagttttatacagacttatgatgaagcatgtatttacaagaaagtgagtgggagctctgtagcatttataatattatatgtggatgacatattattgattggaaataatatagaatttttggatagcataaaaggataatttaataagagttttttaatgaaagacctcggtgaagctccttatatatattcggcatcaagatctataggacgCTCAATAGgacttcacaaagcacataccttgacaagattttgaagaaattcaaaatatatcagtcaaagaaagggttcttgcccgtattgtaaggtgtgaagttgagtaaagactcaaaacccgaccacgtcaGAAGATAAAGAAAGAATGAAAGCCATttcctatgccttagccataggtatgccatgctatgtaccagacctattgtctactttgccatgagtttggaaaggggtacaatagtgatccaggagtagatcactggacagcggtcaaaattatccttagaggactaaggaaatatttctcggtaatggaggtgataaagagttcgtcgtaaagtgttacttcgctgcaagctttgacaccgatccgaatgactctaagtctcgatctggatacatattgaaagtgggagcaattagctaaagtagctccatgcagagcattgtagacatagaaatttgcaaaatacatacggatctgaatgtggcagacccgttgactaaacttctctcacaagcaaaacatgatcacaccttagtactctttgggtgttaatcacatagcaatttgaactagattattgactctagtaaccctttgggGGTTGGccacatggctatgtgaactatgggtgttagtcacataaagatgtgaactattggcgtttaatcacatggcgatgtgagctagattattgactctagtgcaagtgggagactgaaggaaatatgccctagaggcaataataaagttgttattttatatttccttatatcatgataaatgtttattattcatgctagaattgtattaaccagaaacttgatacatatgtggatacatagacaaaacaccgtgtccctagtaagcctctactagactacctcgttaatcaaagatggctaagtttcctaaccatagacatgtgttctcatttgatgaacgggatcacatcattaggagaatgatgtgatggacaagacccatccgttagcttagcataatgagcgttaagttttattgctattgctttcttcatgtcatatacatattcctttgaccatgagattatgcaactcccggataccggaggaataccttgtgtgctatcaaacatcacaatgtaactgggtgattataaagatgctctacgggtatctctgaaggtgtttgttgggttggcatagatcgagattaggatttgtcactccgagtatcggagaggtatctcttggccctctcggtaatgcacatcataataagccttgcaagaaatgtgactaatgagttagttgccggatgatgcattacaaaacaagtaaatagacttgccggtaacgatattgaactaggtatgaagataccgacgatcgaatctcgggcaagtaacatatcgatgacaaagggaataatgtatgttgtcattacggtctgaccgataaagatcttcgtagaatatgtaggaaccaatatgagcattcaggttcctcttttggttattgaccggagaggtgtctcgttcatgtctacatagttctcgaacctgtagagtccgcacgcttaacgttcgatgacgattttgtattatataagttatgtgatttggtgaccgaatgttgttcggagtcccggatgagatcacggacatgacgaggagtcttgaaatggtcgagaggtaaagattcatatatgggacgatagtattcggacaccgaaagtgttctgggggtaccgggtacatatcgggtcaccggaaagggttccggacaacccccggcaagctatatgggcctaatgggccaagaggggaaacacaccagccacaaatgggctggtgcgccccccccccccccatatgggctggccaaattggagaaagaaaggggaagaaggaaaggaaaacgggaataggattcccccttccccctcttcccttcctactccgaataggaataggaaaggggggaggccgaattgggaggaccccaagtaggattcctcctacttggggcgcccccttggctgcctctcctcacctccaacctatatatatgtgcgggggggcaccgctagaacacacaccaaacATTATTAGCCGTAtacggcgccccctccacagtttgcgccttcggtcatatcttcgtagtgcttaggcgaagccctgcgtagtTCACTTCACCATCATTGTTACCACGCCattgtgctaacggaactctccctcgacactttgctggatcaagaattcgagggacgtcattgagctgaacgtgtgtagaactcggaggtgtcgtacgttcggtgcttgatcggtcggaacgagaagaagttcgactacatcaaccgcgttgtcaaacgcttccgctttcggtctacaagggtacgtagacacactctccccctctcgtttctatgcatcttcaagatagatcttgtgtgagcgtaggaaatttttgaaattgcatgctatgtttcccaacaacgggacctacgggtctatagtagtagctagatgactctctttctctctttttgatcttcaatacaatgatctctttggAGATCTACTAGATGTAATTCTCACAATGTGTttcttgagatccgatgaattatgggtttatgatcagattattcatcgaaagtatttgagtctttttttatttatttacacGTGATTTTGTAGCCTTGTATTTTCCCTGATCTATCTATCTCTTTTGGCgaattagattgatttatcttcactaGGAGAGGTGCTTGGTAGTTGGTTCAATCTTGCAGTATCCTTACTCTGTGACAGGGggagttgcaaggcacatatttaTATTGtcactactaaggataaaacgatgaggTTCGAACATATTAATTGATTTTATATCATCATGCTTAAAGCGTTaatctgtttgtcatgaacttaatactcgagatgcatgctggataacgatcttggggtggagtaatagtagtacatgcacaGGGATttccggtctacttgtcacgggcgtaatgcctatatattgatcgtgccatgaagaatcatcataactatgcgctattTCATCAATTGTCaaatagtaatttgtctacccactgtTGCCATGCCCATGAGacagatgcctctagtgaacctgtggGCCCCGGGTCCATCTTCTATATTTACTAAAACCCTAAAGGTGTGTTTGGTAGCATTGCCAACCAAGTATTCTTGTTCTTCTCTAATACATGTTGAGTGCAGACATGCAGAGTACATGCATTTGTTGTTGTTTAGTAGCAGTATATGTGCTAATACATGCTAGGTGAGGCTCTGTTTGACAGCTTGCATCTATTTAGATACGTCGGATGGTACTGTAGCAATTGGTATTTTCAAATAAGTGCACaaaatatttcaaaaatgttaacaAATGTTTACACTTGAAAAAATAACATTTCTTAAAATTCTGGAAACTTTTTTTTAATTTGAAACAAATTTTGAAAGTTTGACCATTTTAAAATTTTATTCTTTTAAAAAAAtctaaatattttttgaaaatctgaacatttttaaaaattctaacaatttttgaatttctggatttttttgaaacttttaacACTTTTTCAAAATCTGgacaattttttaaaattttaacaTTTTGAAAATCTAGACAGTTTTAAAAGGTAACAAAATTTAAAAATCTAGACATTTTGttgaaaatttgaacaaatttTATAAATCTGAATAATTTTTTgtattctgaacattttttaaaagaaatTCTGGATATTTTTAAAAATACGTTATTGCTTGCTTCGCTCATGCATGCTGACCAGCCAACGGCTGTTGGGGTGTTCCCTCTTCTTGAATGCTACGAGGGTATTTAGACTGAGCTCGTGCATGCCCAGGAGGCCCAGTGCTGGCTACCAAACACCCAAAATTGAGTCGAGGAGGGAACTTTTGAGCTCATGCACACTCCATGCGCTACCAAATACACCCTAAACTTCCtcgttgtttttgttttgtttttatattATTTTATCTATCTGCCACTATCATATCAATACTTGCAATTGGCGGGAACAAgcgggattgacaaccctcttgtctTTGTTGGGTGCAAGCATATGCTTTGTGAGTGTGCAGGTACCACTTACTTTGTTTGTCGAGTGTCTCTACTGGTACGATAAACCTTAATTCTTAACTAAAGGAAATACTATATGCTACTATACTACATGACCCTTTCTCTTTACAGAAATCCCAACACCATCACAAGTAGTAGAAAAAAATTTGGTGTTCTTGCTGAGGAGGCTTCGCCATCACAAATACAGGTACCTTCGCTCACATTTATCaatttgcttgtttttacttcctttggcatttgcctttttatttgccgaTGCAAGTTGTTCCGCACGCCGCTGCAGCAGTCAAACAAAGCACGGCTCGAGCCACGATCCCGCAATGAAACTCGTTGCTCGCAGCGAgtctaagggccagttcttttgggcaattctcTTAGAATTGACCCCCTTCACAGCTTCTTCTAGAATTGCCATTTCAtttttttacaattcctagctagttaaggtctaattagttAGGAGTTGTAAAAAAATATGAAGTGACAATTCTGAAAAAAGCTGAGGAGGAGGTCAATTCTGGgtccaaaagaactggccctaaaccATTGCGGATTTGGCACGCGCTCCCCCCTCCTCGATCCCCCACCCACGTTATTTTTCCTTGACACCGCTGAGAGCACTTCGCACGGAAGCAGCGATGTGCCGCATTCCCGACTTGTACCGTGTCCATGGCTACCCCACTAACCGTCGGGCCGAGTGGTGGATTTGGAGTCGAGCTGGTTCCCGTTGCGTGACCGAGGTTTCATTCGTTGTGTGTGAGCTATCTGAAGAAATACTACGAAGAAACTGAATCTCACCCGCTCTCTTTGTTTGTGGAACACCTATGTTCAGTTTCTGACAGAAAGATGGCAATCTGGGGCCAAATTTATCGACGGAGCCCGAAGCATACAAGGCGCAAATTTGGCCAACTAAATTTTCCATCATCTATTTTGGGTAACTAACTACTCCATCCGGGAAGGGAACGCTGCCCAGGAGTAGGGATATCTAACAAATTATAAGCAGAGGACACCCAAAACTGCTATTCCCCATTATCAAACTGACGACGCGTGCTAGCGAACCGAGAAGGTGAAACTGAATATCAGAAAGGCATAAACAGAGGTTCAGAAAATACAGAAATCGGGTAATAAATCTGCAATTTCATTTCATCTCCGGAAACCTAACAATTTCATAGAGTTACACACCACACGCGATACATAGAAACTGCCTAGCAGAATCGAGACCTGCATCAGGGAGGACGAGGCGTCCTTTTTGTACATACCCTGAACACAAACACACCAAGCACAACTAAAACACATCGCCATCGGACCAGATCAAGCGGCGGCGACTTTGCGGCCCTTCTTGGCGGCCGGGGAGCGGACGGTCTTGGGCTTCGCCTTGGCCTTGGCCGCGGGCGACTTCTTGGCCTTGGCGACCAGcgtcttcttctccggcgccttgcgCTTCGtgccagcagcggcggcggcggccttcttgGGCTTCGCGGCCGCCTTCTTCTTGGGCTTGGCGGCATCCTTTGCGGGCTTCGCCGCGGCCTTGGGGGCGGCAGGCTTGGCCTTGGGCTTGGGCTTGGGCGCGTCCTTCTTGGCGGCGTCGGAGAGCTTGTAGGAGGCCTTGACCTTGACGAGCTTGCCCTTGGAGGCGGACGCGCGGAGCTGGACGGAGAGCATCTTCTTGAAGTTGGCCGGGAGGGACTTGCCGTGCTTCTCCTCGATGTACTTGGCGATGGCGACCGAGCTGGACCCGGTCCTGTCCTTGAGCGCCGCGATCGCCTCCTTGATCATCTGCCAAGATCGAAATCAAGATCCAGTCAGCCCCAATCGCAAACCGAAACGAACGAATCTGAGAGATGCAGAGGATTTAACAGGAG
The window above is part of the Triticum aestivum cultivar Chinese Spring chromosome 2A, IWGSC CS RefSeq v2.1, whole genome shotgun sequence genome. Proteins encoded here:
- the LOC123190008 gene encoding histone H1 is translated as MPALAKPAAAAPKAKPSAAKPKKVAAGPSHPAYFEMIKEAIAALKDRTGSSSVAIAKYIEEKHGKSLPANFKKMLSVQLRASASKGKLVKVKASYKLSDAAKKDAPKPKPKAKPAAPKAAAKPAKDAAKPKKKAAAKPKKAAAAAAGTKRKAPEKKTLVAKAKKSPAAKAKAKPKTVRSPAAKKGRKVAAA